From a single Brassica napus cultivar Da-Ae chromosome C9, Da-Ae, whole genome shotgun sequence genomic region:
- the LOC106392222 gene encoding 36.4 kDa proline-rich protein: MESSKLSSLPLCFILICIIFFPQQSFSCGSCNHRKGGKPSIKPPVTVPKLPVPPVTVPKLPVPPVTVPKLPVPPVTVPKLPVPPVTVPKLPVPPVTVPKLPVPPVTVPELPLPPVGGLPIPPVGGLPIPPVGGLPTLPLPPLPIVGPILPPGTNPPTPGGKDCPPPPGSHKPPSGTGKATCPIDTLKLGACVDLLGGLVKIGLGDPAANKCCPLLKGLVEVEAAACLCTTLKLKALNLKLYVPVALQLLLTCGKNPPPGYTCSI; the protein is encoded by the coding sequence ATGGAGTCATCCAAACTCTCATCTCTTCCTCTCTGTTTCATTCTCATTTGCATTATCTTCTTTCCCCAACAATCCTTCTCATGTGGCTCCTGCAACCACAGGAAGGGTGGAAAACCCTCCATTAAACCCCCTGTAACTGTTCCCAAGCTACCCGTTCCTCCAGTGACTGTCCCTAAGCTTCCAGTTCCTCCGGTGACAGTTCCAAAGCTACCTGTTCCTCCAGTGACCGTACCTAAGCTTCCAGTTCCTCCGGTGACAGTTCCTAAGCTACCTGTTCCACCTGTCACCGTCCCAAAGCTACCTGTACCTCCCGTGACCGTCCCAGAACTACCACTTCCTCCGGTGGGAGGGCTACCCATACCTCCGGTTGGAGGGCTACCCATACCTCCGGTGGGAGGGCTACCCACATTGCCACTGCCACCATTGCCGATTGTGGGTCCTATTCTTCCTCCGGGGACAAACCCTCCTACTCCAGGAGGAAAAGATTGCCCTCCACCCCCGGGTAGCCATAAGCCTCCATCAGGCACTGGGAAGGCGACATGTCCAATAGACACGCTGAAGTTGGGGGCGTGTGTTGACTTGTTGGGAGGTTTAGTAAAGATAGGGCTTGGAGACCCAGCAGCTAACAAATGCTGTCCGCTACTTAAAGGCCTCGTTGAAGTTGAAGCAGCAGCTTGTCTCTGCACTACACTTAAGCTTAAAGCTCTTAACCTTAAGCTGTACGTCCCAGTtgctcttcagcttcttcttacCTGTGGCAAAAACCCACCTCCGGGCTACACTTGCTCCATCTGA
- the LOC106392364 gene encoding uncharacterized protein LOC106392364, translated as MKASQFISWINKQASGVTLLFHCGEEMVTSRCLLKDVWCAWVKAGAFSFALITDQSLSQKRVQHQQSIQVRTQSSISQLARGETEKTCDTRSQDKSLYLVT; from the exons ATGAAAGCTTCTCAATTTATTAGTTGGATCAACAAGCAGGCGAGTG GCGTCACTTTGTTATTCCATTGTGGAGAGGAAATGGTTACATCACGATGTCTGCTCAAG GATGTGTGGTGTGCGTGGGTGAAAGCAGGGGCGTTTTCTTTTGCATTGATTACGGACCAGAGTCTCTCTCAGAAACGGGTGCAACATCAACAAAGCATTCAAGTCCGAACACAATCTTCCATTTCTCAGTTGGCAAGAG gtgaaaCAGAGAAGACTTGTGACACAAGAAGCCAAGACAAAAGCTTGTATCTCGTGACATAA